A region of the Apium graveolens cultivar Ventura chromosome 6, ASM990537v1, whole genome shotgun sequence genome:
CTAACAGATAGTATGCTTCCTGTGTGAAGAGTAGAAAGATACTCGAACCTCTGCCCCTTGATTATTAAATCTTTGAATTTTCCAGTCTCGACATTGTAGGAAACCAAAGCTTGGTTCTCATATAGCAACAATACCTCTGCATTACTCAATATGCATATGACTTGAAACTTATGTTTTCTGTATCCATCAATCCTCCCTCTTCCTGGGTAACTACAGAACCGACCGAATGTAAGGAAAATTTTCGGAATATACTTTCCGATAACAAATTCTCTACTCCAAGACTCTTTAACATTATAATCTTTCATCTTCCAAATTTCATGTGTTCCATCATCATAGCTAATAACAGCAGAAAGTATGCCATTTAAAGTCACTAGATGGCATGTGTGCTTCCTGAGGCTCTCAAAATCTAGTCTTGCTAATTCTTGAAATTCTTCAGCTGATAGATCAAATGAGATAATATCTTCCATTCCTTGTAGGGGCTACCCAAGTCATTGACAAAGACATTGTACAGAACGAATTTGGGAAATTCAGAATGTAGCACCAAGCAAAGACTTTGATCAGCTGCATTAGCTTACTGCATGGTTGCTAGCACTGGTTCCGCAATTGCAGTATTCCATCGTTTACATACGAGTTTGCATATCAAGAGTGATGGTATCGGAAGCCTGGAAAAAACTTCCAAGGTTATTTCTTTTGGAAGTTCGGAAAATGTTCTCATGTATTTTCGATTATAGGAATACTTTTTAGTCATCCTAGTTGTATTTTGTGATCCAGGTCTATCTAAACTACTCTAATCAATTGTCTTCTGTAGACATGATCGCATCATCTCCGCATTAGAGTATTCGAGGATAGTTATATAGATCTTCAAGGCGAAGAAAACAATATAATCTGGCTGAGAAATGCATGGTATGTGAGTGCATTATATTTGTCACTTAAAAGGAAGACGCAGAAACGAGCAAACACAGATGTGGCATATGTCTATATTCTCTAGTAGGCCGGCTGAATAAACAAGTAATATATCCTTCATCATAGCAAAAGGACATGAAAGTGTGGCCTATAGAGAAAGCATACTAGAGGCTCAACAGCAACAGATTAACCATAACAATTCAACTAGATAAAACAACTGAACCCAATGAAACCAAGAAAAAACAGACGGAAATTTACATCGACAAAAACCTAAAGATATCAATGCATCGAAGCCACAAATGGATGTTCAGATTTTAGCAATATTTGCCACAACGAAGAAAAAATACAGCAAAGAACTCTTATTTACGGACACTTTCCTTCAAGAAATCTTAAAAAGTTATTTAGTATTTTTATGAAAACTATGATTATGAATGTGTACAAGTGCTTGGATATTAGAAGctttaattatcaaattaaagGAAAATGATACATTTAGTATTAAAAAAAAGAGATTGAGCTATAAAAATGAAATATTGTGAACATCTCAAACAGTGGAAATTATTATGTCACCATATTAAGTTTTAGTATTCCAAGAGATTGAGCTATAAAAATGAAATATTGCGAACATCTCAAACAGTGGAAATTATTCTGTCAACATATTTAGTTTTAGTATGAAACTGTCGCTCTATTGATTCTACTAGAGCATGGCAGTGTGAAATTATAAGATCATATTCATAAATGTGAAGTTAAGAAAGTTATGTGCTAGTCCTAGCACAGATAAGTAAAATGGTAGTATaacaaaaaaattgaaaagaGTGTGCAATGCGCCACCATGAAGTTATCGATCTCAGTTAATATAGGAGCAAAGCAAACCAAAAATTGATGACAAATGGTCTTGAATGAAAGAGATAGCAGACATTAATTTGTGCAACTTGAAAACATACAAAGCTTATATTTAGAACTGAATAGGTACATGACAGATTAGAAGGTTCTTGAAGGAACGCAAGTAACCATGGAAAATCATAGTAACTTCAGCTCCAGTTGTAGAACCAGTAAGAAACACTCATCCCCAGCCAGAGCGAGAGGAAGGCATGTCCCCCGTATGtaaagtgtgaaagtaaacaCCTAAAAGTTAATGGTCGTAAACATAGTTAACAGTACTGATAAATTCATACCTCCAAATCTTGACTAGGGGTTTTCTATCAAAACCTCTGTATCAAATATTGCAGTAATTCATGTCCAAAAAATAATATTGCAGTAAATTTTTTTCTCTATCTAGTGCAGTATGCTACATTACAACCCTGGAGCAATTGTTAATCAACAGTTCCACGAAATTGAACTCCAAGCACCGCGGAGCTTAGACATTGTATAATGTCCAGAGTTCTATTTACTAGGCAACCTGCATCATGTGACATAGCAAAATCATTGCAGCCTTTGTATTGTAGAAATCTATGTAGGAGTTAGGACTGTACCATCATGGCGTTGGTAATACAGTTTGAAAGGGTGAAAGGGAAGACAAAAATTGTGTACTTCATCTTTCTGGGTTAATCAGGGACCTCTCATTGAATAAACAGTATCTATATCCTTAATGCCTTGATTTACTAGAAGCTGTACTAGTGTTTTTATCTCTCAGAATTATATTGAGGTTCATATCTTTTTTTTTCTAATAGGCTAGATCTGTTTACATAACCATGAAATGCTGCAAATGCATATGAAAGACGCACTAAATAAAAAATAGCAAAATCACTAGATCATACAGAGTACCTGCAGGAATCACCCCGTTCACATAATTGTATAAACCACTTAAATCTTATCATTAATACATATTTGTAGTTGTGCGGAGGTGGTGAGCTATTTTAGGTCAGATGATTAAGATGCAAAGTAGAATAATAAACAACAATGTTACACTGGAACAGAGCAGTACGCAGGCCTAACAGAAGCCCAGGTTTGGTCTTTATTTAAATCTCACCATAATCATTCAATTTCAGGAACAAGAAAAGAAAAAACATACAGACTTTATATATATCGATTATTTTTCGGGAGTGAACTTCAGTGAAACACTATTGACACAATGACGCTCATCCGTTGGTGTTCCGAACCCTTCACCTTTAAACACATGACCTAGATGCCCACCACATGCAGCACAAGTTATTTCAATCCTCCTTCCATCTGCGTCCGTCTGAGAACAAAAAAGAGACAATCATAAATTAGTCTTATGCCTATAAGTACTCAGTGAAATGAGCTAAAAAACGAGTTGCGAGAAAAAAGAGCGGAAAACTAACATGACGGTTTATAGCTCCAGGAAGACCCTCAAAGAAAGCTGGCCAACCACACCCAGAGTTAAACTTAGTTGTTGACTTGTAGAGAGCGGTTTCACAACCAGCACATGTGTAGACTCCCTCGTTAAAGAACTTGTCATATTCCCCAGTGCCAGGATACCTGTACATTAGCATAAACGTGTCAGCGGCTTTCAAGTGATAAGATCCATAACATAATAAAGGAGTAGCTGTATTCATTACTCCAACCATACTGGTCCGGAATTACGCTTTTAGGCAACATTTTCCCTAACCATAGCCCGCTGCCAACAATATTAACATCCCAATTTTCGTCTCAGAATATATCACAAGAAACTGGCTTGTAAAAGAACAAAATGTAACTAAAATTGTTATACTCGAAGAGAAGACCCTAAAAGCAAAGCTTATCCTGTCTTAATAACCACGTAACATTAATTCCAAATCCAAAACATGCTCCCTAGCTGTACTCTCAATCAAATGTAAATGGTCCTTACAATCAACAAAAGAAATCGCATCTAATTATAACTTAAAACAAGCCTCCATTTATCATTTACCATATTTTTACTTATTACACTCCCGCACTATCCCTTTATCCAACTTCTAACTTAAATAGTAAACTACATGACATCCAAACATCTTGTCAAATTCTCGAGCAATTTAATCCTATCCATATCGAACTACCCGAAACTTCAATTAAATTCTAAAATCCAACATAAAAACAAACCCAATTCCATCAATATAAACACAGTCCTTGTCTACACAATAAACATTACACAACAAAAATATAACCAagaaattaatcaattaaaaaaataaaaaataaataacgAAACATACTCAGTGCCTTTCTGTCTAAGAATCCGAAACTGTTCAGGAGAGAGAACAGCACGCCACTCATCTTCTGATTTCTGAACCGACCCGGGTCCAGCCATGGCTACAATCCCACTTCTAAAGCTTCTTCTTTTGACCCGACCCGAAAACCCAGATGATAAATTTGAAAATTTGAAATGGGTTTTGGATGAATTGGTAGAAAGAAAAAGAGGGGTGGGAGAAGATTTGGTAATTAGGGTTCTTGAAAGTGAGAAAGGTGAGATATTTAGAAGTTGAGAGCCCATGTGGTGCTTTTTGTATGTGTAGTTTAAAAGTGTATTTTATTATTGTAATAAAAGAGTCCCGTTCGATGGTAATAAATTTATGATTATTTTCTTGGTTCGTTTGGTGCCAACAAGATAGGATTGGTTCGTTATTTTTTGTGAATGAGATGGGTAGCACGTCACGAGTGACTCCATCACTCGGATCATAAAGTTTGTGTTATCTTAATCTTCATTTCGTTGGCATCTATAATATATACTATAATAGCCGGAATTgtgataatttggttcaacggtaTGGTTTAATGATAATTttctaattttgattattacaaaaatatataaatattgttatatatctaataaactactaaatcattaaactactactaaatataatatacttattctactaaattacgaatATAACgtatcctattattaaaagatataaataataatgttatatatctactaaactactaaattgttaaactattAGAAATaatctatttattctactaaattacgaccacatgttattctattatttttattataaatttataatcattatatatttatataaatattttaaaaatataatataactagataaataaaattttaaaatattaatgggaaccTATGCATCGCAGGAGATTTATACTAGTAATATTAGTATTCCATACTGGCGAAGAATAATTTCGCAGCAAACTGTTTAATAGTTGTTGGATGAAAGATTTAACACCCGGCATTAAAACAGATTTAACTGTATTGTTGCAGCATAATAATGTAGTCTTCTCTGATGCGGTACACCTGATACCGTAATACATGGCGCTCGTTTGTTTAGTTAACTTTTATAGTTACATAGTAACTTGAATTTTCCGGTAACTAAGttctaaaataattaaaatatacttGTTTGGTTTATCAATATGTAACTAAAGGTTACGTAGTTAATTTTGGTAAGTAATtaatgtttttatatttaatagctACGTAACTTGTGGTGATCATGGTTGAGCTTGGTAATTAATTTCTCCTATATTGTGGTAACTACAAAAATTATGGAACTTGAAGTTTCCTTATCCAATTTAAAATACATCAAACAAAACACTGTAACTCATTTCGAATTCAAGGAACTATAAGTTACGTAGTCGGGTTA
Encoded here:
- the LOC141666200 gene encoding F-box protein At3g07870-like, with the translated sequence MEDIISFDLSAEEFQELARLDFESLRKHTCHLVTLNGILSAVISYDDGTHEIWKMKDYNVKESWSREFVIGKYIPKIFLTFGRFCSYPGRGRIDGYRKHKFQVICILSNAEVLLLYENQALVSYNVETGKFKDLIIKGQRFEYLSTLHTGSILSVSAAFNMHG
- the LOC141668171 gene encoding peptide methionine sulfoxide reductase B5-like produces the protein MGSQLLNISPFSLSRTLITKSSPTPLFLSTNSSKTHFKFSNLSSGFSGRVKRRSFRSGIVAMAGPGSVQKSEDEWRAVLSPEQFRILRQKGTEYPGTGEYDKFFNEGVYTCAGCETALYKSTTKFNSGCGWPAFFEGLPGAINRHTDADGRRIEITCAACGGHLGHVFKGEGFGTPTDERHCVNSVSLKFTPEK